The stretch of DNA AAAAAACCGAAGTCAGAATTGGATGTGCCATTCTCAACCGTATAGCTCAAATAGGTATGCCGGTGTCATATAAGGTTGCTGTCTAATCATCGATTTATCAGGGGATGCTGTATCTTTACAATCTTTGCGCAACAAAGCCCTATGGACATACAATTTTTTAGTCCACCGCATCACCAACGTATCGCCATCGTATCACTGCCGGATTCACAATTGACGGGACATTCACACACACCGCTTAAAGTAAAATGGAAATAAGCCAGCTGTTGCAGCATATGGCCCAGCAAGGCGCCTCCGACCTTCACCTCAAAGTAGGAAGCAGCCCCCTGTTGCGCATCTACGGAGACCTGCTGCCTACCCAGATGCCGGCCCTGACGCCCGACGACATCAAGCGGTTCGTGGATTCCGTGCTGACCCCGGCCCAATGGCAGCGTTTTACCCAGGACCTGGAGTTGGACTTTGCCTATACCCAGCCCGGCACCGGACGTTTCCGGGTCAACCTGTTTTTGCAGCGCAGTTCTCTGGGCCTGGTCTTCCGGCTGGTTCCCGAGAAAATCCCTTCGCTGGATGAACTTGGCTTTCCCGCCATTTTAAAGGAGATCGCGCTGCGGCCCCGGGGCCTGGTGCTGGTAACCGGCCCGGCCGGCTGCGGCAAGTCCACCACCCAGGCCTCCATGCTCGACCATCGCAACGCCAACGATCCCTGCCACATCATGACGGTGGAGGACCCGGTGGAGTTCATCCATACCGATAAAAAGGCCATCGTCAACCAGCGGGAGCTGGGCCGGGATACTTTGACCTTTGCCGACGCCCTGAAATACGTGCTGCGCCAGGACCCGGACTGCATCTTGATCGGCGAGATGCGCGACCTGGAGACCATCAGCCTGGCCATCACCGCGGCCGAGACCGGCCACTTAGTGCTGGCCACCCTCCACACCACCGACGCCGTCCAGACTATCGACCGGATCATCGACGTTTTCCCCCTGCACCAGCAGGAGCAGATCCGGATGCAGGTAGCGGTGAACTTCGTGGCGGTGATTTCCCAGATCCTGGTAAAACGGGCTGACGGAAGAGGCCGGGTGGCCGCCCATGAGATAATGACCGGCACCGGCGCGGTGCGGAATCTAATCCGGGAGGGCAAGACCTACCAGTTGCAGAGCCTGATCCAGACCAGCGTCAAGCAGGGCATGTGCACCCTTAACATGTCGCTGGCCTCGTTGTTCCGGAGAAAATTGATAACCCTGGATGAGGCCTTGAGCAAATCCACCGACCCCGAAAACCTCCAGCAGATAATGAGGTCCCAGTAGGCATGGCAGCAGCAGAATAAAAAAGGCTGGCGCAAAGCGCCAGCCTTTTTCCGTGAAAAATGTTTTTTGGGCGGTATACCCTTGTCTCCGTACCTTGGTGGCTAAATATCACTCCAGATACAAACTTACCGCCCCCACAAACGACTGCTGCCACCGGTTGGTGGCCAGATCCAGGGTATTGACCACCGCCCCGTCGATCAAAAACTTTTTATAAAGATACCCCACTCCCCCGGTCCAGACGTAGTCCTCCTTGGCCGCTTTATATATCCGGCTGTAGCCCAAACGCCCGGAAACCGCGCCGTAACCCGGCAGGGCATATTTATATTCCCCGGCCAAAGAATAACGGAACGGAGGAGTCCCGCTGCCCAGATATTTCTCTATGGCCCCGGATATTTTCGGCAGTTTGTCGGCGACTATGGCCCCGCCCAGCCACAGCTTGGGCTTCAGCTTGTCGTCCTCCACCTTTTTCCAGTAAACCTTGCCCACTATATTCTGGCCGCTGACCCCGAATTTCAATTTTTCGTAATTCCCGTAAAAACCAATATCTATCCCGTAACCTACGCTGTTCTCGTCGATGGTCCGGGCCTTGGTCCATAAAGCGCCGCTCTGGGTCTGGGTGATCTCCAACATCCGGCCCCAGAGGATCTTGGCGGTCAGGCCCATGGCGGTGTTGGGATTATACTCGTCGTTTTGACCGAATACTACGGCGAACTCATCCACCCCGTAGCGCAGGTAATTGCTGACGGAATCGGCGCCCTGGAGAGCAACTGTTTCTTCGGCATGCCTGACTATCGAGCGCCAGGACAATCCCATACCCTTGGCAGCCAGGGCCAGGTAATTGATCCTTTTGGGGCCGGAGAAAAGCGGATCGGACAGCAGGCCTGAAGAATGGGTATAGTTCACGATGAACATCGGCCAGCGCAGGGCTGAAAGCTGGGCCGGATTCCAGTAGATCACCGAGGGATCGTTGTCGATCCCGGCCACGCAGCCGGAAAGCGACAGCGCCCTGGCCCCCACCATCGGCCCCTGATAGCTTTGCCAGTCGATGACCGAGGCGTTCAGCGCCGCAGCCCAAATAGCCAGCGCAGCCAAAATTACAACGGTATTTCTATTCATCGTTTTCCTAATATTATACAGGAACGGGTTTATCCGCAGACGTTGTAGTAAGCGTTAGCCGAACTATTGCGCAGATTAATTCTTACTATACAATTCAGTACTGAGCTTTAACAAATTCAAAATGCTAATTCCGAATCCGCCCAGGCGGGCTAAACAATTTCAAACCATTAAATTACAAAATATCAAACTGTTGAGAGATTTAGACATTTGGGTCGTTGATAATTATTTAGGATTTAGTTTTTAGTTTTACCCAACTTTGGCAACAGCCAAAGTTGGGTCAGTACTTGAACTTCATCCTTAAGCCCAGATTGAACTTCCCCTTGTCGTCCTTCTTAGCCACTATGGCGCTGCGGGTGCCGAACAGGTATTCGGCGGTGAACTCCGTTGACAGGTTCGCAGAAAGCCCCTGGGAGTAGCTGACAAAAACTTTGCGGGTGACGTATTTGCCCAGGGTCACCTGGGCCCCCTTGTCTTCGCCGGTCAGATAGGTTTTCAGCCGCACTACGTCCACCAGCCCGATATTCTTTTGTTGGAGTTTGCCCAAAAGCATGTTGCTGAGGTAATCCACCCCCCGCTGGGTCACCTGGCCGGCCAAATCCCCATTGCCGTTCTCGTCATCCAGTTTGCGGCCCACCGAGATCATGGTCAGGATGTCCTGTTCGGACATGGTGGGGTCGGAAGTGAAGCTAAGTTTTGGCTGGAGAGCCGTTCCCTGGATTTTCAAAAATATCTTCACCTTGCTGGTGCCCCCCTCGGGGGTTGGCTGATCCACCGAGGTCTGGGCCGACAGGTTAAGCTCCGGATTAATAAGGGCCGAGTTGGTGAAGGTCAGCTGGCCCGAGGTGATGTCAAACTGGCGGTCCAGGGCCTTGTAAGTGCCCCGGATGGTCTCCAGCCGCCCCGACAAAAACAAAAGATTTTGCTGCATCCTCACGTTCAGGTTGTCTATCTTCAGCTCGATGTCGGCGTCGTTGTTGCGCAGCCAGATCCCCTGGGGGCCGGTGATGGCCAGGTCCAGATCCATTGGCTTGGGCTCGCCTTCTGGCGGCGGCGGCTCCTCGGCCGGGGCAAAGGGCATGGAGATCAGGGCGGTGTTGACCTTTACATTTCCCGAAATTTTAGGATGATTGACCGTTCCGTTGATCTCGATCCGGGCGTCCACGTTGGCTTCGATGAACGGAATGTTGCGGATGGGCGCCTCGCGGGTGGTGATCAGGAAATACATCTTGGAGGGGATGAATCTTTCCAAAAGGATCTCGCCCCGGTTGATCATCACCAGTCCCTGGTTCTCGGTGGTTCCTTTGATGCCGTCTATCACCAGGCTGTCGGCGTTGAAATGGGCCCTGACTATCACGTCCCGCAGGTACATGCCGAAGGGCCGGAGCACCATCTTGGCGTTGTTGATGGAAAAATCCCCGTTCAGCAGCGGTTTGAAGGGCGTGCCCGAAAGTGCGACCGAAAGATCTATCCGGCCTTCATAGACGCTTAAAAAATCAGCCATGGGAAAAAAGGCCCAGGTGCCGATGTCCCTTAAGCTGACCTGTCCTTCCATCGGCTGATCTAGCAATTTTCCCATCTCCGGGCCCGCCGCCAGGTTGACCGGGATCCTGGCCGAAAGCTCGGAAACGCTTCCGTAGCGGCTGATAGCCAACTGGTTCAGCCGGACCACCCGGTCGGCATAAGCCACGTCCAGGAAGAGATTATCGGCGGTGAACTGTTCAAACCGGAGATTGCCTACATTCAGCTTTAAAGAATATTTTGGCGAGGCCAGGTTGCCGGAACCAGCCAGCTCAAAATCCAGCAGGCCGTGGACGGTTTTATCAAGCTGCATAAGCTCCAGTATCCTTCGGCTGTCAATATCCCGGCCTTTGATATCTACCTGAAAATCTTTATTGTTCCGGTAGTTCCCCGAGAAAAGCAGGCTGCCCCGGCCTAAGATCAGCTTGCCGGGCTTAAGATCGATTGCGCCGGACTTGATGTCCACCGCCAGAGGCTGGCTGTTGGCAATGATCTGGTAACCGGAATTGAAGAAAAGTTTGTAGACTATCAGCGATATGTTCTTTCCGGCCACCTCCAGCTGCCCGCTCAAAAGCCCTTCGGTGATGCTGTCCTTGACAATATGAACGGAAAAACCTCCCCGGTCCAGGCCCCTCAATTCGGCCAGCATCTCGATTTTTTCTATGCTTTGTTTGCCGAATTCTATTCCGGTCAGCGTGAATTTGCTGTCCCCCAGGGGGCTTTTGGCTATTGATTTTACAGACATATTGCCGTCAAAATACAGGCAGCTGATCCCGGCCAGTCCGGCCTCCTTTAATCGGAACGATCCGATGATATCGGGGTCTTTGGTAGAACCCGATACCAGCCCGGTGAAGCGCAGGCGGCCGGCCAGATCCTTCAGTCCGAACAAAGGTCCGAATTGGGCCAGGTCGATCTCGTCGGTTTCCAGTTCCAGGCTGACGGCCTCCTTGTAAATATCGCCTTTGGCCTCCAACTGGGCCTGGCCGCTCCTCAGCCGGATCTGGTCTATTGCGATGTCGGCGCCTTCGGCCCTAACGAAACAGCGAAACTCATCCACCGGGATATCGTTAACCGAGCTGCGGTTCAAGACCAGATCGGCCCTGGCCTTGATTTTTTTAGGCTCCAGTCCCTGGCCCTGCAACTTGAATACGCCGTTGATGTTGGTCTTTAATGCCTTTCCGGCCATCGGCAGCATTGTTCCCAGGTCCACCCGGTTTAAGGAAAGCTGCAGATCGTAGTCCCTGGCCTTCAAATCCAACTGGCCAGTGCCATTGACCGTGCCCGGGCCGGAAGCCAGATCAATGTCCTCAACCAAAAGCATCTGATCCCTGAAACTCAACCGGACATTCAAACGTTCCAGGCGCGCTCCGCCGATACCGCAGGCCGCAGACCGGATATCTACGTTTGCGGACGGGTTATCAAGACTGCCCTTGCCTCCGGCAGTGATGATTATTTGCCCGTCAAAATCTTCGGCTTTCAACCGGGCGGCCCGGGCCACATCGGACATATTGAGCTTAAGCTTGGCCCGGGACAGGCCGTATTTCTTGCTTTTTCCGTCCAGCCATAAACTAAGTCCCAGGCGGCTGGAGCCCAGATTAATCCCGAAACCATCCAGTTTGACTGTGTCCCCGTTGATGGCCAGAGAACCATTTCCTTTATTCAGGGAAAACTTGCGATCGGGAATATAGGCGCTGAAATCCTTTAAATTCAATGATAATTTTGGCCCGCCCATCTTCAGCCCTGCCATCAGGTTTATTTTTTCCACCAGTTGGGAATCCGGGCCCGGGCTGATCATTACCTTTAAGTTACCGATTTCGACGGTAGAAATTTCCAGGGGCGGGAAATTGGTTTTTCCCTTGGGTTTGGTGGAATCCGATTTGAACAAATTGGAAAAATTCCAACTGCCGTCGGAGCGGCGGACCAGCCTGGCCCGGGCGTCATATACTCCCACCTGATTGACGGTGATCCTCCCCTTGGTCAAAGAAACCCAGGGGTGGATGACCACTTTGATCCGGGGGACCTCCAGCATCATTCCGTTTTTCAGGGAGTCTTCCGAGGCCAGCTTCAAGCCATGGAGCACGATGTTCATTGGCAGCTGGACGCTG from candidate division TA06 bacterium encodes:
- a CDS encoding type IV pilus twitching motility protein PilT, translating into MEISQLLQHMAQQGASDLHLKVGSSPLLRIYGDLLPTQMPALTPDDIKRFVDSVLTPAQWQRFTQDLELDFAYTQPGTGRFRVNLFLQRSSLGLVFRLVPEKIPSLDELGFPAILKEIALRPRGLVLVTGPAGCGKSTTQASMLDHRNANDPCHIMTVEDPVEFIHTDKKAIVNQRELGRDTLTFADALKYVLRQDPDCILIGEMRDLETISLAITAAETGHLVLATLHTTDAVQTIDRIIDVFPLHQQEQIRMQVAVNFVAVISQILVKRADGRGRVAAHEIMTGTGAVRNLIREGKTYQLQSLIQTSVKQGMCTLNMSLASLFRRKLITLDEALSKSTDPENLQQIMRSQ
- a CDS encoding translocation/assembly module TamB domain-containing protein translates to MPHKTRNIIVITSAAVVLLSLAGLALYLNSRSFKEKLKTKADLTLSNVLGREFTIDSASVQLPMNIVLHGLKLASEDSLKNGMMLEVPRIKVVIHPWVSLTKGRITVNQVGVYDARARLVRRSDGSWNFSNLFKSDSTKPKGKTNFPPLEISTVEIGNLKVMISPGPDSQLVEKINLMAGLKMGGPKLSLNLKDFSAYIPDRKFSLNKGNGSLAINGDTVKLDGFGINLGSSRLGLSLWLDGKSKKYGLSRAKLKLNMSDVARAARLKAEDFDGQIIITAGGKGSLDNPSANVDIRSAACGIGGARLERLNVRLSFRDQMLLVEDIDLASGPGTVNGTGQLDLKARDYDLQLSLNRVDLGTMLPMAGKALKTNINGVFKLQGQGLEPKKIKARADLVLNRSSVNDIPVDEFRCFVRAEGADIAIDQIRLRSGQAQLEAKGDIYKEAVSLELETDEIDLAQFGPLFGLKDLAGRLRFTGLVSGSTKDPDIIGSFRLKEAGLAGISCLYFDGNMSVKSIAKSPLGDSKFTLTGIEFGKQSIEKIEMLAELRGLDRGGFSVHIVKDSITEGLLSGQLEVAGKNISLIVYKLFFNSGYQIIANSQPLAVDIKSGAIDLKPGKLILGRGSLLFSGNYRNNKDFQVDIKGRDIDSRRILELMQLDKTVHGLLDFELAGSGNLASPKYSLKLNVGNLRFEQFTADNLFLDVAYADRVVRLNQLAISRYGSVSELSARIPVNLAAGPEMGKLLDQPMEGQVSLRDIGTWAFFPMADFLSVYEGRIDLSVALSGTPFKPLLNGDFSINNAKMVLRPFGMYLRDVIVRAHFNADSLVIDGIKGTTENQGLVMINRGEILLERFIPSKMYFLITTREAPIRNIPFIEANVDARIEINGTVNHPKISGNVKVNTALISMPFAPAEEPPPPEGEPKPMDLDLAITGPQGIWLRNNDADIELKIDNLNVRMQQNLLFLSGRLETIRGTYKALDRQFDITSGQLTFTNSALINPELNLSAQTSVDQPTPEGGTSKVKIFLKIQGTALQPKLSFTSDPTMSEQDILTMISVGRKLDDENGNGDLAGQVTQRGVDYLSNMLLGKLQQKNIGLVDVVRLKTYLTGEDKGAQVTLGKYVTRKVFVSYSQGLSANLSTEFTAEYLFGTRSAIVAKKDDKGKFNLGLRMKFKY